From Rhodovastum atsumiense, a single genomic window includes:
- the hutH gene encoding histidine ammonia-lyase, translated as MTLRPGQVPLGDWRAIWQGVPAALDPACRPAVEAAAATVDKVVTADAPVYGVNTGFGRLASVRIAPGELAALQRNIVLSHAAGVGPPLPAPVVRLVLALKIASLGQGASGIRWPTLQRLNDLLRRDILPVIPAQGSVGASGDLAPLAHLAATLIGVGEATLEGARMPAAQALQRAGLAPLTLAPKEGLALLNGTQVSTALALAFLFAAEDAHRAALVSGALSTDAARGSDAPFDARIHALRRQPGQIEVAAALRALMAGSEIRASHRDGDDRVQDPYCLRCQPQVMGACLDLLRAAAVTLAAEANGVTDNPLVFAATGEILSGGNFHAEPVAFAADQIALALCEIGALAERRIAMLVDPTLSRLPAFLTPAPGLNSGFMIPQVTAAALVAENRQRAHPASVDSIPTSANQEDHVSMATHGARRLGEMAENLMQILGIELLAAAQGCDMHAPLASSPPLERVRAALRRRVPTLGEDRLLAPDIACAAGMIRERICLEVAEIALPGLDPELT; from the coding sequence GTGACCTTGCGCCCGGGGCAGGTGCCGCTCGGCGACTGGCGGGCGATCTGGCAGGGCGTCCCGGCCGCGCTTGATCCCGCCTGCCGGCCCGCGGTCGAGGCCGCGGCGGCGACCGTGGACAAGGTCGTGACCGCGGACGCGCCGGTCTACGGCGTCAATACCGGCTTCGGCCGGCTCGCCTCGGTCCGCATCGCCCCCGGCGAGCTTGCGGCCTTGCAGCGCAACATCGTGCTGTCGCACGCGGCGGGGGTGGGGCCGCCCTTGCCGGCACCGGTGGTGCGGCTGGTGCTGGCGCTGAAGATCGCCAGCCTCGGCCAGGGCGCTTCCGGAATCCGCTGGCCCACGCTGCAGCGCCTGAACGATCTGCTGCGGCGCGATATCCTGCCGGTGATCCCGGCGCAGGGATCGGTCGGCGCCTCCGGCGACCTCGCGCCACTGGCGCACCTTGCCGCGACCCTGATCGGCGTGGGCGAGGCGACCCTGGAAGGGGCGCGCATGCCGGCGGCGCAGGCGCTGCAGCGGGCCGGACTGGCCCCGCTCACGCTCGCGCCGAAAGAGGGCCTGGCCTTGCTCAACGGCACCCAGGTCTCGACCGCGCTCGCGCTCGCCTTCCTGTTCGCCGCCGAGGATGCCCATCGCGCCGCCCTGGTGAGCGGCGCGCTCTCGACCGATGCGGCCCGTGGCTCCGACGCGCCATTCGACGCCCGCATCCACGCGCTGCGCCGCCAGCCAGGGCAGATCGAGGTGGCCGCCGCGTTGCGCGCCCTGATGGCGGGATCGGAGATCCGTGCCTCCCATCGCGACGGCGACGATCGCGTGCAGGATCCCTATTGCCTGCGCTGCCAGCCCCAGGTCATGGGCGCCTGCCTCGACCTGCTGCGCGCCGCCGCGGTCACCCTCGCCGCCGAAGCCAACGGCGTCACCGACAACCCGCTGGTGTTCGCGGCCACCGGGGAGATCCTCTCCGGCGGCAATTTCCACGCCGAGCCGGTCGCCTTCGCCGCCGACCAGATCGCGCTCGCGCTCTGCGAGATCGGCGCGCTCGCCGAGCGGCGCATCGCCATGCTGGTCGATCCCACGCTGTCACGCCTGCCGGCCTTCCTGACGCCCGCACCGGGGCTGAATTCCGGCTTCATGATCCCGCAGGTCACCGCCGCGGCACTGGTGGCGGAGAACCGCCAGCGCGCCCATCCCGCCAGCGTCGATTCCATCCCGACCTCGGCCAACCAGGAAGATCACGTGTCGATGGCCACCCATGGCGCGCGGCGCCTGGGCGAGATGGCGGAGAACCTGATGCAGATCCTCGGCATCGAACTGCTCGCGGCGGCACAGGGCTGCGACATGCACGCGCCGCTGGCCTCCAGCCCGCCGCTCGAACGCGTGCGCGCGGCCCTGCGCCGCCGCGTGCCCACCCTGGGTGAGGACCGGTTGCTCGCCCCGGATATTGCCTGCGCCGCTGGCATGATCCGGGAGCGCATATGCCTGGAAGTGGCCGAAATCGCCCTGCCTGGCCTTGATCCGGAGCTGACCTGA
- the hutI gene encoding imidazolonepropionase — translation MRCDRLWFRARLLTFDPGRPGLGAIDDGLIATQDGRIAYAGEAQVAPSALDAAERIDCAGRWVTPGLVDCHTHLVFAGDRAGEFAQRLAGASYEEIARAGGGILSTVRATRAADETALLAATLPRLDALLAEGATTVEVKSGYGLQATAELRQLRVARYLAGLRPVRIVPTFLGAHALPPEAIDADTYVEQVCRDMIPAVAAAKLAAAADVFCERIAFSPEQAARVLAAARAAGLAVKLHADQLSDLGGAGLAAEHGALSADHLEYASDAGVAAMARAGTVAVLLPGAFHVLRETRVPPVAALRHHGVPIALATDCNPGTSPLTSLLLTMNLAATLFRLTVEECLAGVTREAARALGRLPDIGTLQPGKVCDLAIWDIETPAELVWRMGFNPLHQRVFGGVPCRP, via the coding sequence ATGCGTTGCGACCGTCTCTGGTTCCGCGCCCGCCTGCTCACCTTCGACCCCGGTCGCCCTGGCCTGGGCGCCATCGATGATGGCCTGATCGCGACGCAGGATGGCCGCATCGCCTATGCCGGCGAGGCGCAAGTGGCCCCGTCCGCCCTGGATGCCGCCGAGCGCATCGACTGTGCCGGGCGCTGGGTCACGCCCGGCCTGGTCGATTGCCATACCCATCTGGTCTTCGCCGGCGATCGTGCCGGGGAATTCGCGCAGCGCCTGGCCGGCGCCAGCTACGAGGAGATCGCGCGTGCCGGCGGCGGCATCCTCTCCACGGTGCGGGCGACGCGGGCGGCGGACGAGACGGCCTTGCTCGCCGCCACGCTGCCGCGGCTGGACGCGCTGCTGGCCGAAGGCGCGACCACCGTCGAGGTGAAGTCGGGGTACGGCCTGCAGGCCACGGCCGAGCTGCGCCAGTTGCGCGTGGCCCGTTATCTGGCCGGCCTGCGCCCGGTGCGGATCGTGCCGACCTTCCTTGGCGCCCATGCCCTGCCGCCCGAAGCCATCGATGCCGACACCTATGTCGAGCAGGTCTGCCGCGACATGATCCCGGCGGTCGCCGCGGCGAAACTTGCCGCGGCGGCCGACGTCTTCTGCGAGCGCATCGCCTTCTCGCCGGAGCAGGCCGCGCGCGTCCTCGCCGCTGCCCGCGCCGCCGGACTGGCGGTGAAGCTGCATGCCGACCAGCTTTCCGATCTCGGTGGCGCCGGGCTCGCGGCCGAACACGGCGCGCTTTCGGCCGATCACCTGGAATACGCCTCGGATGCCGGCGTGGCGGCGATGGCGCGCGCCGGCACGGTGGCCGTGCTGCTGCCCGGTGCCTTCCACGTGCTGCGCGAAACCCGGGTCCCGCCGGTCGCGGCGTTGCGCCACCATGGCGTGCCGATCGCCCTTGCCACCGACTGCAATCCCGGCACTTCGCCGCTGACCTCGCTGCTGCTGACGATGAATCTGGCGGCGACACTGTTCCGCCTGACGGTGGAGGAATGCCTCGCCGGCGTCACCCGCGAGGCCGCCCGCGCGCTGGGGCGGTTGCCTGATATCGGCACGCTGCAGCCGGGCAAGGTCTGCGACCTGGCCATCTGGGACATCGAGACTCCCGCCGAGCTGGTCTGGCGCATGGGATTCAACCCGTTGCACCAGCGCGTCTTCGGGGGTGTGCCGTGCCGGCCGTGA
- a CDS encoding trans-sulfuration enzyme family protein — translation MTEPSPAWSPRTLAAQALGHIDEPSRAVVPPIHIATTFLRDPDNQYRSGNVYGRADNVTVREAESIIAALEGADAAMVLGSGMSAATAVFLALAPGDHVVVPKVMYWALRGWLQNDATHWGLRVEGVDTTDLDALRQAMRPGETKLVWLESPANPLWGVTDIAAAADIAHAAGAKLAVDSTCATPVLTRPLALGADIVMHAATKYLNGHSDVIAGALATLRPDAFWERIRRNRSMFGQILGPLEAYLLIRGMRTLPLRVAAACTSAMDLATRFAGHDHVAQVLYPGLPGHPGHDIACRQMQGGFGGMLSIRVRGGERAAIDAAARVRLWKRATSLGGVESLIEHRASIEGTGSPCPPDLLRLSVGIEDPADLFADLDAALRGANA, via the coding sequence ATGACCGAACCTTCCCCCGCCTGGTCCCCCCGTACCCTTGCCGCCCAGGCGCTCGGGCATATCGACGAGCCTTCGCGTGCCGTCGTGCCGCCCATCCACATCGCCACCACCTTCCTGCGCGATCCCGACAACCAGTATCGCAGCGGCAACGTCTACGGCCGCGCCGACAACGTCACCGTGCGCGAGGCCGAGTCGATCATCGCGGCCCTCGAGGGTGCCGATGCCGCCATGGTGCTGGGCTCGGGCATGTCGGCCGCGACCGCCGTGTTCCTGGCGCTGGCACCGGGGGACCACGTGGTGGTGCCGAAGGTGATGTACTGGGCGCTGCGCGGCTGGCTGCAGAACGACGCCACGCACTGGGGCCTGCGGGTCGAGGGCGTGGACACCACCGACCTCGACGCCCTGCGCCAGGCCATGCGGCCCGGCGAGACGAAGCTCGTCTGGCTGGAATCGCCCGCCAACCCGCTCTGGGGCGTGACCGACATCGCCGCCGCGGCGGACATCGCGCATGCCGCCGGGGCAAAGCTGGCCGTCGATTCGACCTGTGCCACCCCGGTGCTGACCCGGCCCCTCGCCCTTGGGGCCGACATCGTCATGCATGCCGCCACGAAATACCTGAACGGCCATTCCGACGTGATCGCCGGGGCGCTGGCGACCCTCCGCCCCGACGCGTTCTGGGAGCGCATTCGTCGCAACCGGTCGATGTTCGGCCAGATCCTGGGCCCGCTGGAGGCATACCTGCTGATTCGCGGCATGCGCACGCTGCCGCTGCGCGTCGCCGCCGCCTGCACCAGCGCCATGGACCTCGCCACCCGCTTCGCCGGCCATGACCACGTCGCGCAGGTGCTGTATCCGGGCCTGCCCGGCCATCCCGGCCACGACATCGCCTGCCGGCAGATGCAGGGCGGCTTCGGCGGCATGCTCAGCATCCGCGTGCGCGGCGGCGAGCGCGCGGCGATCGACGCGGCGGCACGGGTGCGGTTGTGGAAGCGCGCGACCTCGCTGGGCGGGGTGGAGAGCCTGATCGAGCATCGCGCCTCGATCGAAGGGACGGGATCTCCCTGCCCGCCCGACCTGCTGCGTCTGTCGGTGGGCATCGAGGACCCGGCCGACCTGTTCGCCGATCTCGACGCGGCGCTGCGCGGCGCCAACGCATGA
- a CDS encoding GDSL-type esterase/lipase family protein, producing the protein MIGRRALLAAGAAALGGAVPAAAALPLAATPVSRMDLRWWRERHAAKLAEIRSRPVELVFLGDSITQNWETSGPPPWRDFAPLWRHWYGDRQAVNLGFSGDATCHLLWRLRNGEIDGIAPKATVILIGANNLGRLHWPAEDTLAGIEAVVAETRHRLPDSGILLLGILPSERSAWASATTQTVNRALASRFGKGQVPGVVWFDPEPVFAPGGRFDRSLFYDPLLSPPQPPLHPTAEGQARLAAAIEPTLARLLGQAPRH; encoded by the coding sequence ATGATCGGCCGGCGGGCCCTGCTGGCCGCGGGCGCCGCTGCGCTCGGCGGCGCGGTGCCCGCCGCCGCGGCGCTGCCGCTGGCGGCAACCCCGGTCTCGCGCATGGACCTGCGCTGGTGGCGGGAGCGGCACGCGGCGAAGCTGGCCGAGATCCGGTCGCGCCCGGTCGAACTGGTGTTCCTCGGCGATTCGATCACGCAGAACTGGGAAACCTCCGGCCCGCCGCCCTGGCGGGATTTCGCGCCGCTCTGGCGGCACTGGTATGGCGACCGGCAGGCAGTCAACCTGGGTTTCAGCGGCGACGCCACCTGCCACCTGCTCTGGCGGCTGCGGAACGGCGAAATCGACGGCATCGCGCCGAAGGCGACGGTCATCCTGATCGGCGCCAACAATCTCGGCCGGCTGCACTGGCCGGCCGAGGACACCCTCGCCGGCATCGAGGCGGTGGTGGCGGAGACGCGGCACCGCCTGCCGGACAGCGGGATCCTGCTGCTGGGCATCCTGCCGAGCGAGCGCAGCGCCTGGGCCAGCGCAACCACGCAGACGGTCAACCGGGCGCTCGCGTCCCGTTTCGGCAAAGGGCAGGTGCCGGGCGTGGTCTGGTTCGATCCCGAACCGGTGTTCGCCCCGGGGGGACGGTTCGACCGCAGCCTGTTCTATGACCCGCTGCTGTCTCCGCCCCAGCCGCCGCTGCATCCCACCGCCGAGGGCCAGGCGCGCCTCGCCGCCGCCATCGAGCCGACGCTTGCCCGCCTGCTTGGGCAGGCACCACGGCACTGA
- a CDS encoding non-ribosomal peptide synthetase has product MSSTVMDTTLPGERRGASASTGLSFPCSVQQQQFWVLDRLEPGNPAMNVAVRWQLDGRISTEVMEQAFRIVIDRHEVLRTGFVEVEGNPVQRVASALPPFRLADVDLTGLPDTERAAQVLRISRLEGMTPFDIAAPPLIRATLLRVEPTRAILLVTAHHIACDGWSIGVLAREVGTIYRSLREQRPHPLADLPIQCGDFALWQQEWLRSEALGAEAEYWAVKLAGMKHFEVMPDRPRPPVQSSNGQIVSVLLPKALTTEVRALGARHGATFFATALAALKALLHRLTGETDIGIGTQIAGRHAPELEGMIGVFINTLVLRDDAGGDPGFSAFLDRVRCTVEEALAHAQMPIQHLVEMLKPPRDPSRNALFSVNFIFQRSFISNADYGEWRLTDIPSVSPGAIYDLNFFMVERPEGWRLSCEYNTDLFEEATVRGMLERLQLLLGAIVATPHCRLSELPILLPDEHQRLLETWNDTAAPFPADMTVADLWAQQVARTPAAPALLWDGGSLGCGALDAEATRIAAHLVAAGIGPGAVVGVALRRSPALVAALLGVLKAGAAYLPLDPDHPASRLLYMVRTAGVRLVVTSEAIEASLPAGLPCLVPERATGSLPTAAPAAARPEDIAYVIFTSGSTGQPKGVANTHRGLINRLAWLWRTEPYGPRELSIHKTSPNFVDAVTELLGPLLRGVPVLVASPEDGADPARLGALIRTHRVTRLTLVPSLLEALLDLRADLSSLRLVICSGEVLPRRLADRLHAAFPELRLMNFYGASEANGDSLASVVAPGSGAVPIGRPIANTTAYVLDGALHPMPEGAPGFLYIGGAGLAAGYLNRPDLTAERFIANPFGEGRLYRTGDIVRWRHDGQLDYLGRADHQVKLRGFRIELGEVEAALLQHPGIAEAVVMADETAATLAAFVVKRPSAPVDAATLLAELRAQAGQILPAYMRPATITLLQSLPRTSTGKIDRTRLVAPRPAPTAPGRDPALATATERRIAGIWQEVLGVMPAAATDNFFDLGGHSLLAARMLAKLEAQFGQRIPVAALFQAPTVAELATLVGQEPADIACHQLVRVQPHGSRIPVIAINNTGVFAPLARRLGNDQPFLAVQLFDPALPQAWPPRSFEDIAAAQLRIIRRAQPHGPYVLVGLCVAGCLAWEIAQQLTAQGETVKLLVMFDSWAPGYTRRLTRRGRVLAELSYRWQNFRNEMLERPGTAARLGYVTRRVAEKLRLRRPPPPPADTPWYQAHLVAAAQDYTATPYAGRVLLLHRRDQPHGRFLDPLLGWSGLLQGPHEVHEVPGTHVGMFQDPHAGVLAAHIRRALAAAEAED; this is encoded by the coding sequence ATGAGCAGCACTGTCATGGACACGACGCTTCCCGGGGAGCGTCGGGGAGCCTCGGCGTCGACCGGGCTCTCCTTTCCCTGTTCGGTTCAGCAGCAGCAATTCTGGGTGCTCGACCGGCTGGAGCCGGGCAATCCGGCGATGAACGTCGCGGTGCGCTGGCAGCTCGACGGGCGGATCTCGACGGAGGTGATGGAACAGGCCTTCCGCATCGTCATCGACCGTCATGAAGTGCTGCGCACCGGCTTTGTCGAGGTGGAGGGCAATCCGGTCCAGCGCGTGGCCTCCGCGCTGCCGCCGTTCCGGCTGGCCGATGTCGACCTGACCGGGTTGCCGGACACCGAGCGGGCCGCGCAGGTGCTGCGCATCAGCCGGCTGGAGGGGATGACGCCGTTCGACATCGCCGCGCCGCCGCTGATCCGCGCAACGCTGCTGCGGGTGGAGCCCACGCGCGCCATCCTGCTGGTCACCGCCCACCACATCGCCTGCGACGGCTGGTCGATCGGCGTGCTGGCGCGGGAGGTCGGCACGATCTATCGCAGCCTGCGCGAGCAACGCCCGCACCCGCTGGCGGACCTGCCGATCCAGTGCGGCGATTTCGCGCTCTGGCAGCAGGAATGGCTGAGATCCGAAGCCCTGGGGGCGGAAGCCGAGTACTGGGCCGTCAAGCTCGCCGGCATGAAACATTTCGAGGTCATGCCGGACCGGCCGCGCCCGCCGGTGCAGAGCTCGAACGGCCAGATCGTCTCGGTGCTGCTGCCGAAGGCGCTGACGACAGAGGTGCGGGCCCTCGGGGCCCGCCACGGCGCCACCTTCTTCGCCACCGCCCTCGCCGCCCTGAAGGCGCTGCTGCACCGGCTCACCGGCGAAACCGACATCGGCATCGGCACCCAGATCGCCGGCCGCCATGCCCCCGAACTGGAAGGCATGATCGGCGTCTTCATCAACACCCTGGTGCTGCGCGACGACGCCGGCGGCGACCCAGGCTTTTCCGCTTTCCTCGACCGGGTGCGCTGCACGGTGGAAGAGGCGCTCGCGCATGCGCAGATGCCGATCCAGCATCTGGTGGAAATGCTGAAGCCGCCGCGCGATCCCAGCCGCAATGCGCTGTTCTCGGTCAATTTCATCTTCCAGCGCAGCTTCATCAGCAATGCCGATTACGGCGAGTGGCGGCTGACCGACATCCCCTCGGTCTCGCCCGGCGCGATCTACGACCTCAATTTCTTCATGGTGGAGCGCCCGGAAGGCTGGCGGCTCTCCTGCGAATACAACACCGACCTGTTCGAAGAAGCGACGGTGCGGGGGATGCTGGAGCGACTGCAGCTCCTGCTCGGCGCCATCGTTGCCACCCCGCATTGCCGGCTTTCCGAGCTGCCAATCCTGCTGCCGGACGAACACCAGCGCCTGCTGGAGACCTGGAACGACACCGCCGCCCCCTTCCCCGCGGACATGACGGTCGCGGACCTGTGGGCGCAACAGGTCGCGCGCACCCCCGCGGCCCCGGCGCTGCTGTGGGACGGCGGCAGCCTCGGTTGCGGCGCACTGGACGCCGAGGCGACGCGGATCGCCGCGCACCTGGTGGCGGCGGGCATCGGGCCCGGGGCGGTGGTGGGCGTGGCGCTGCGGCGCTCGCCGGCGCTGGTGGCGGCACTGCTCGGCGTCCTCAAGGCCGGGGCGGCGTACCTGCCGCTCGATCCCGATCATCCGGCCAGCCGGCTGCTGTACATGGTCCGGACCGCCGGGGTCAGGCTGGTGGTGACCAGCGAGGCGATCGAGGCCAGCCTGCCGGCCGGGCTGCCCTGCCTGGTGCCGGAACGGGCCACAGGCAGCCTGCCGACTGCCGCCCCCGCCGCGGCGCGGCCGGAGGACATCGCCTATGTCATCTTCACCTCGGGCTCGACCGGCCAGCCGAAAGGTGTCGCCAACACGCATCGCGGCCTGATCAACCGCCTGGCCTGGCTGTGGCGAACCGAGCCGTATGGCCCGCGCGAACTGTCAATCCACAAGACCTCGCCGAATTTCGTCGATGCCGTCACCGAACTGCTCGGCCCGCTGCTGCGCGGCGTGCCGGTGCTGGTGGCCTCGCCCGAGGACGGCGCCGATCCCGCACGGCTGGGCGCGCTGATCCGGACGCACCGGGTCACCCGGCTGACACTGGTGCCGAGCCTGCTGGAAGCCCTGCTCGACCTGCGGGCCGATCTCTCCAGCCTGCGCCTGGTGATCTGCAGCGGCGAGGTGTTGCCGCGACGCCTGGCCGATCGCCTGCACGCCGCCTTTCCCGAGCTGCGGCTGATGAATTTCTACGGCGCCTCGGAAGCCAATGGCGACAGCCTCGCCTCTGTGGTCGCGCCGGGCAGCGGAGCGGTGCCGATCGGCCGGCCGATCGCCAACACCACCGCCTATGTCCTGGACGGGGCGCTGCACCCGATGCCGGAAGGCGCGCCAGGATTCCTGTACATCGGTGGTGCCGGGCTGGCGGCGGGCTATTTGAACCGGCCCGACCTGACCGCCGAACGCTTCATCGCCAACCCGTTCGGCGAAGGGCGGCTGTACCGGACCGGCGACATCGTCCGCTGGCGACATGACGGACAGCTCGACTATCTCGGCCGCGCCGACCACCAGGTGAAGCTGCGCGGCTTCCGCATCGAGCTCGGCGAGGTCGAGGCGGCGCTGCTGCAGCATCCGGGCATCGCCGAGGCGGTGGTGATGGCCGACGAAACCGCCGCCACGCTCGCCGCCTTCGTGGTGAAGCGGCCGAGCGCACCGGTCGATGCCGCCACCCTGCTGGCGGAGCTGCGGGCACAGGCCGGGCAGATCCTGCCCGCCTACATGCGGCCCGCCACCATCACCCTGCTGCAATCCCTGCCGCGCACCAGCACCGGCAAGATCGACCGGACCCGGCTGGTTGCGCCGCGCCCGGCCCCCACCGCGCCCGGCCGCGACCCGGCCCTCGCCACCGCGACCGAACGGCGCATCGCCGGGATCTGGCAGGAAGTGCTCGGGGTCATGCCGGCCGCGGCGACGGACAATTTCTTCGACCTCGGGGGACATTCGCTGCTGGCCGCGCGCATGCTGGCGAAGCTGGAGGCGCAGTTCGGCCAACGCATCCCGGTCGCTGCCCTGTTCCAGGCGCCGACAGTGGCCGAGCTTGCTACCCTGGTCGGCCAGGAGCCGGCCGACATCGCATGCCACCAACTGGTCCGGGTGCAGCCGCATGGCAGCCGGATCCCGGTGATCGCCATCAACAATACCGGGGTGTTCGCGCCCCTGGCGCGACGGCTCGGCAACGACCAGCCCTTCCTGGCGGTGCAACTGTTCGACCCGGCCCTGCCGCAGGCATGGCCACCGCGCAGCTTCGAGGACATCGCGGCCGCGCAGTTGCGCATCATCCGCCGGGCGCAGCCGCATGGCCCCTACGTGCTGGTCGGGCTGTGCGTGGCCGGCTGCCTGGCCTGGGAGATCGCGCAGCAACTCACCGCCCAGGGCGAGACGGTGAAGCTGCTGGTGATGTTCGACAGCTGGGCGCCGGGCTATACTCGGCGGCTGACACGACGCGGCCGGGTCCTGGCCGAACTCAGCTATCGCTGGCAGAATTTCCGCAACGAAATGCTGGAACGGCCGGGCACGGCGGCACGGCTGGGCTATGTCACCCGCCGCGTCGCCGAGAAGCTGCGCCTGCGCCGGCCGCCGCCGCCGCCCGCCGACACGCCCTGGTACCAGGCGCATCTCGTCGCCGCGGCGCAGGACTACACGGCGACGCCCTATGCCGGACGGGTGCTGCTGCTGCATCGCCGCGACCAGCCACACGGCCGCTTCCTCGACCCGCTGCTCGGCTGGAGCGGACTGCTGCAGGGGCCGCACGAGGTGCACGAGGTGCCCGGCACGCATGTGGGCATGTTCCAGGACCCGCATGCGGGCGTGCTCGCGGCGCATATCCGGCGCGCCCTGGCCGCCGCCGAGGCCGAGGACTGA
- a CDS encoding alpha/beta hydrolase family protein — protein sequence MRPLEILAVLAVLAGLLRPGWLAALAVLAAAAQLVVEGARWQMVPVYLAASLAVLAGVAELSDRKGLRLAALCGAMVLAVAGVGAAIAFPIFRLPPPTGSAPVGTRLLQVPAGPDGRVLSLQIWYPARPDAALATARYRDTAPGLLLSHLPLVPTHARLEAPITPGPHPVVLYAHGWGGFPQDNTALVEDLASHGFVVVAVGTPGGLGTGHAADGRPVDLDGPLDLSSDAATATTQLIGALNTAARARDLVRVLDTLAALNAGDPAGPFTGALQAARAGVLGFSFGGSVAAETARIDRRVVAVMNMDGWLFGPVQRTGVAVPYLVMSDDAPLPAPGDETAADAGRRNWAILMNRDWTCMRAGFARHGGELMFLTGSLHTNFSDRPYYSPIRRWSGAGRIDPARATAIQRRIAVTFFGRWLRGDPAPPPDQDGSPFPEIRRQTWPLPAPAEAAAG from the coding sequence ATGCGCCCCCTGGAGATCCTGGCCGTGCTCGCGGTGCTGGCCGGGCTGCTGCGACCGGGATGGCTGGCGGCCCTGGCGGTACTGGCGGCGGCGGCGCAGCTCGTGGTCGAAGGGGCGCGCTGGCAGATGGTGCCGGTCTATCTGGCGGCGTCCCTGGCCGTGCTCGCCGGCGTGGCGGAGCTGTCCGATCGCAAGGGGCTGCGCCTGGCCGCCCTCTGCGGCGCGATGGTGCTGGCGGTCGCCGGCGTGGGCGCCGCCATCGCCTTCCCGATCTTCCGCCTGCCGCCGCCGACCGGATCCGCCCCGGTTGGCACACGGCTGCTGCAGGTGCCGGCCGGGCCGGACGGGCGGGTGTTGTCGCTGCAGATCTGGTACCCGGCCCGGCCGGACGCGGCCCTCGCCACCGCTCGCTATCGCGACACCGCCCCGGGGCTACTGCTGTCGCATCTTCCCCTGGTGCCCACCCATGCCCGCCTGGAAGCACCGATCACGCCGGGCCCGCATCCGGTCGTCCTGTACGCGCATGGCTGGGGCGGCTTCCCGCAGGACAACACAGCGCTGGTGGAAGACCTCGCGAGCCACGGCTTCGTCGTGGTCGCGGTGGGCACGCCCGGCGGCTTGGGCACCGGGCACGCGGCGGACGGCAGGCCGGTCGACCTGGACGGGCCACTCGACCTCTCCAGCGACGCGGCGACCGCCACTACGCAACTGATCGGGGCGCTGAACACCGCCGCCCGGGCACGCGACCTGGTGCGGGTGCTGGACACACTGGCCGCGCTGAATGCCGGCGATCCCGCCGGCCCCTTTACCGGAGCCTTGCAGGCCGCACGGGCCGGGGTGCTCGGCTTTTCCTTCGGCGGCTCGGTCGCGGCCGAGACCGCCCGCATCGACCGGCGCGTGGTCGCGGTCATGAACATGGATGGCTGGCTGTTCGGCCCGGTCCAGCGCACCGGCGTCGCGGTGCCATACCTGGTCATGAGCGACGACGCCCCCCTGCCCGCGCCCGGCGACGAGACGGCCGCCGATGCCGGCCGGCGCAACTGGGCCATCCTGATGAACCGCGACTGGACCTGCATGCGCGCCGGCTTCGCCCGCCATGGCGGCGAGCTGATGTTCCTGACCGGATCGCTGCACACCAATTTTTCGGACCGGCCGTACTACTCGCCGATTCGCCGCTGGAGCGGCGCGGGCCGGATCGACCCGGCCCGTGCCACCGCGATCCAGCGGCGCATCGCCGTCACCTTCTTCGGCCGGTGGCTGCGCGGTGATCCGGCCCCGCCACCGGACCAGGACGGATCGCCCTTCCCGGAAATCCGGCGGCAGACCTGGCCGCTTCCCGCGCCGGCCGAGGCCGCTGCCGGGTAA
- a CDS encoding SDR family NAD(P)-dependent oxidoreductase, which produces MLSIEDFRLEGRVALVSGAGHGIGRAVAEAFGAAGARVGVVEPADAAAAEAVAGGIRASGGEALALPADPADAAAAAGLIDSVVRQLGGLDVLVTSSGAAAPLALRDITAEEWEDGLRRHLSAAFFLARHALAYMSVRKWGRVILMPGAPAGPMLAAQAGLQGLARAIASEFGADGITANIVAAGAIDTAGGEWWREHRIRNRITAQVPLGRLGSADEVAAACLFLSSPAGGFVSGQVLHVDGGQGTG; this is translated from the coding sequence ATGCTGAGCATCGAGGATTTCCGGCTGGAGGGGCGCGTGGCCCTGGTGAGCGGTGCCGGACATGGCATCGGGCGCGCGGTGGCCGAGGCATTCGGGGCGGCGGGGGCCCGGGTGGGCGTGGTCGAACCGGCCGATGCCGCGGCGGCCGAAGCCGTCGCCGGCGGCATCCGCGCAAGCGGCGGCGAGGCGCTGGCGCTGCCGGCCGATCCCGCCGACGCCGCCGCCGCGGCCGGGCTGATCGACAGCGTCGTGCGGCAGCTCGGCGGGCTCGACGTCCTGGTCACCAGCAGCGGCGCAGCCGCGCCGCTCGCCTTGCGCGACATCACCGCGGAGGAGTGGGAGGACGGGCTGCGCCGGCATCTCTCCGCAGCCTTCTTCCTGGCACGGCACGCACTTGCTTACATGTCCGTCCGCAAATGGGGCCGCGTGATCCTGATGCCGGGCGCGCCGGCCGGACCGATGCTCGCCGCACAGGCCGGGCTGCAGGGCCTCGCCCGGGCGATCGCAAGCGAATTCGGCGCCGACGGCATCACCGCGAACATCGTCGCCGCCGGCGCGATCGACACGGCGGGGGGCGAATGGTGGCGCGAGCACCGGATCCGCAACCGCATCACCGCGCAGGTGCCGCTCGGCCGGCTTGGCAGCGCCGACGAGGTCGCGGCGGCCTGCCTGTTCCTGAGCAGCCCTGCCGGCGGCTTCGTCTCCGGCCAGGTCCTGCATGTCGACGGCGGGCAGGGCACTGGTTGA